TCGGGCAGAGCGCCGCGTTCGGCCAGCCACGCCGCAAGGGTCGCATTGGCGGCACCGGAGGCGGCATCCTCGAACTGCGCCGGCGCACCGACGAAGGCGCGCACCGCGTAGTAATAGACCGGGTCGTCGCTGCGCGCGTAGACGAACAGGCCCATGCTCTCGGTGGCATTGGCCAGTTCGACGATGGCGTTCCAGTTCGGCTGCGCATTGCGCAGTTCGGTTTCGTTGGCGAGTTCGGCCAGCCACCAGCGGCGGCCACCGTCCATCAGCACCGGCGGCAAGGTGCCCAGCTGCAGTCCGGCCAGGGCATCGCGCAGGCGCGGATCATCGGGCGTGGCGATCTCCTGCACCCGCGCGCGCGGCGTGCGCACGGCGATGGTGCGTTCGCTGCCTTCGCCGACGACTTTCAGCGGCAGCTTGCCGGCGATCCCGTCCTGCACCAGCAAGCCGTCGCGCGGCGCGGCCAGCCCGGCATCAAGCAACGCATGCGCGGTGCCGACGCTGGGATGACCGGCGAACGGCACCTCGCGGCGTGGGCTGAAGATGCGGATGCGATGGGTCGCATCGTCGGAGACCGGTGGCAACACGAAGGTGGTTTCCGGCAGGCGCGTCCATTTGGCGATGGCCTGCATCTGCGCATCGTCCAGGCCTTCGGCATCCAGCACGACCGCCAGCGGATTGCCGGCGCCGGCGCGCGAGGCGAACACATCGAGTTGCACGTAACGACGCTGTGACATGGGGATGCCGCGGGAGTGGGGCGCGCAGCTTACCAATCGAGCGTGCCGGCGATGACCTGCTGTACCTCGCCGCCGATCCAGACATCGCCCTCGGCATCGACCTGCAGTGCCACCCGGCCGTCGCGGCCGAGTTCGCGGCCCTGGCTGGCGACATAGCGGCCATCCTGCCCGGGCAACCGGCCCTCGCGATGCAGGCGTGCCGCGATCAGCGCATTGGCGCTGCCGGTGACCGGGTCTTCGGGGACGTTCACTGCGTCGCCCGGGCAGAACGCGCGCACCGCAAGCTCATGTTCGGACGCTGTTTCGAATGCAAACAGCGCGACGCCGGTAGCCGAAGTCGCGTCCGTCCAGTCGGCAATCGCGCCGAAATCCGGCTTCAAGCTGCGTAACTGTTCCGCGGAAGCGGCTTCGACCAGCCACCAGGATGGGCCGTTGTTCCACAGTTCGACGGCGTGGCCGGCCTGCGCGATCGCGGCCAGTTCCGCAGGCAGTGTTCCCGGCGACGCATCGAGCAGGCGCCCGCGCGGGCTGCGCAAGCGGATCCCCGGTCGCAACGGATCGCCGTGGACTTCGGCCGGCAGCAGGCCGGCGGCGCATTGCTGGACCAGGCGGCCGTCGCGCGGCGTGGCCAGTCCGTGGGTGGTCGCCAGCCACGCCGCGCCGACGCTGGGATGGCCGGCGAACGGCAGCTCGCTGCCGGGGGTGAAGATGCGGATCCGGTAGTCGGCGCCGGCATCGGGCGGCAGGAAGAAGACCGTTTCCGAGAGGTTGAGCCACGCGGCGATGGCCTGCATCGAGGCGGTGTCGAGGCCCTCGGCATCGAGCACGGCGCCGAGCGGATTGCCGGTGCCGGGCCGGGAGGCGAACACATCCAGTTGCACATAACGTCTTGGCATTGCGATGGCGCCCGGCACAGCCCACGGGGCCGCTAGAATGCACCACGGCCCGCACGCGGGCATCCCCCACCTCATTCCGAAAGGGCTTATGTCCATCGCCACCGCGCCTGACGCCACCACCTCCGCACCCACCACGCATGCCGGGCGTTGGCTGGTGCTGAAATTCGGCGGAACCTCGGTGTCCAAACGCGAGCGCTGGGACACCATCGGCCGGCTGGCCGACGAGCGCGCCAGCCTCGAGCACGCCCGCGTGCTGGTGGTGGTGTCGGCGCTCTCCGGCGTCACCAACGAATTGCAGGCGATCGCCAATGGCGAGGACATCGCCGGCCGCATCGCCGCGCTCATCGCCCGCCACCGCGCATTCTGCGCGGATGAGCTTGGGATCGATCCCGATGCCGCGCTCGGCGAACGCCTGCGCGCGCTGCAAGCCTTGCGCGACGACCCGCGCGCGGCATCGCGTGCGCTCGACTGGCAGGCCGAAGTGCTGGGGCAGGGCGAGCTGCTGTCGTCCTCGCTCGGTGCGGCTTACCTGCGCGCGCAGGGGCTGGACTTCGGCTGGTGCGATGCGCGCGAGTGGCTGGATGCGGTGTCGCTGCCGAATGCCAGCGAGTGGGCGCAGCGGCTGTCAGTCAATTGCCGCTTCGAAGCCGACGCCGCACTGCGCGCACGCTTCGCCGCGCAGCCCGCGCGCCTGTTGCTGACCCAGGGCTTCATCGCACGGCATGGCGATGGCGGCACCGCGATCCTCGGTCGCGGCGGTTCGGATACCTCGGCGGCGTATTTCGGCGCGCTGCTGGGCGCATCGCGCGTCGAGATCTGGACCGACGTGCCCGGCATGTTCAGCGCCAACCCGCGCGAAGTGCCGGACGCGCGCCTGCTGACCCGGCTCGATTACGCCGAGGCGCAGGAAATCGCCACCACCGGCGCCAAGGTGCTGCATCCGCGTTCGATCAAGCCCTGCCGCGATGTCGGCGTGCCGATGCGCATCCTCGACACCAGCCGCCCGCAACTGCCGGGCACGCGGATCGAAGGCAGCGTGGCCGCGGTGCCCGGGGTCAAGGCGATCAGCCGCCGCAACGGCATCGTGCTGGTGTCGATGGAAAGCATCGGCATGTGGCAGCAGGTCGGCTTCCTCGCCGACGTGTTCGAGCGCTTCAAGCGCCACGGCCTGTCGGTGGACCTGATCGGTTCGTCCGAAACCAACGTGACCGTGTCGCTGGATCCGTCCGAGAACCTGGTCAGTACCGACGTGCTCGGCCGCCTTTCCGAAGACCTGGCGCAGGTGTGCCGGGTCAAGGTGATCGTGCCTTGCGCGGCGATCACCCTGGTCGGCCGCGGCATGCGTTCGCTGCTGCACAAGTTGTCCGAGGTCTGGGAGATGTTCGGCCGCGAACGGGTGCACCTGATCTCGCAGTCGTCGAACGACCTCAACCTCACCTTCGTGGTCGACGAAGCCGCCGCCGACGGCATGTTGCACAAGCTGCATGCGGAACTGATCGACAGCGGCGCGATGCCGGTGTACGAGACCCAGGTGTTCGGCCCGCGCTGGCGCGAGATCAACGGCAGCGTGCGTCCGCGCCCGGCGGCGTGGTGGCGTGCGCCGCACGAACGCACGCGCCTGCTCGAACTCGCCCGCCACGGCACCCCGCGTTACGCCTACCACCTGCCGACGGTGATCGAACGCGCGCGCCAGCTGCAGGCGATCGCTGCCGTCGACCGTCGCTACTACGCGATCAAGGCGAATTCGCATCCGGCGATCCTGCGCGCGCTGGCCGCGGAGGGCTTCGGCCTGGAATGCGTGTCGCAGGGCGAGGTCGAGCGCGTGTTCGACGCCGTGCCCGGTTTCGACCCGGCGCGCGTGCTGTTCACCCCCAGCTTCGCCCCGATCGGCGAATACGAAACCGCGTTCGCGCGCGGCATCACCGTGACCGTCGACAACGTGGAACTGTTGCGGCGTTGGCCCGGGGTGTTCCGCGGCCGCGCGCTGTGGCTGCGCATCGACCTCGGCCACGGCGACGGCCACCACGCCAAGGTCAATACCGGCGGCAAGGCATCGAAGTTCGGCCTGTCCGCGCAGCGGGTGGAGGAATTCGTCGAAGCGGCGCGCGCGCTGGACGTGCGCATCACCGGCGTGCACGCGCACCTGGGCAGCGGCATCGACAACAGCGCGCACTGGAAGGTCGTGGTCGACGAGCTCGCCGGTTTCGCGCGGCGGATCGGCAGCGTGGAGGTCATCGATATCGGCGGCGGCCTGCCGATCGCCTACAGCGACGATGACGAACCCTTCGACCTCGACGCCTGGGCGACCGGACTTGCCGCGATCAAGATCCTGCACCCGGCGTTCAAACTCGCCATCGAGCCCGGCCGCTTCCTGGTCGCCGAAGCCGGCGTTCTGCTGACGCATGCCACGCAAGTGATCGAGAAGGACGGCGTGCAGCGCGTCGGCCTGGATGCCGGCATGAACGCGCTGATCCGCCCCGCGCTGTACGACGCCTGGCACGACATCGCCAACCTGTCGCAGCTCGACGCCGCCTGCGACGTCGACTTCGACGTGGTCGGCCCGATCTGCGAATCCAGCGACGTGTTCGGCCAGCGGGTCAAGCTGCCCGCGACCACCGTGCCCGGCGACGTGATGCTGGTGGCCGATGCCGGCGCCTATGGCTTCTGCATGTCCAACGCATACAACCTGCGCGCGCTGCCCGCAGAGGACGTACTTGAATGAGTGAGTGGATGTTCCAGCGCGATGCGATCCGCGCGTTCCGTTTCGTGCGCTGCGCGTTCGATGCGCAGACCGGCGTCGCGCAATTGGTGTACGCCTTCGACGACGGCCCGGAGCTGGTCGAAACCGTCAGCGTGCCCGGCGCGCCGTTCGTCCTGGACGATGCGCGCGCGGCTGCGGCGGAGCGCGCGCTGCGCCTGCTGCACCTGATCGCGGGCGTCAGCTACTACAAGGCGGCGGTGCCGGAGGCCATCCGCATCGAGTCTTATGCCATCGATGCCGGAACCGCGGCCTTCCTCGACAGCGTCTATCTCAACGGACTCGGCGAGTTCGCCTATCGCAACGGCCTGAACCTGCACGGCCGGATCAAGTTCCCGGCGGCAGCGACGGCGGATGCGCCGGCGCCGGCGCTGGGCCTGTGCGAACACGCGCTGGTCGCGATCGGCGGCGGCAAGGATTCGCTGGTCAGCATCGAGGCGTTGCGCAATGCCGGCGTCGAACAGACCGTGACCTGGATCGGCGGCTCGCAATTGATCGCCGCCTGCGCCGCGCATACCGGCCTGCCCACGCTCAACCTGGGCCGCCAGCTGTCGCCGTTGCTGTTCGAGTTCAACCGCCTCGGCGCATGGAACGGCCATATCCCGGTGACCGCGGTGAACTCCGCGATCATGGCCTTCGCCGCGGTGTTGCTGGGCGTCGATCAGGTAGTGTTCTCCAACGAGCGTTCGGCCAGTTACGGGTCGATCATCCCGGGCACCGGCGAAGTGAACCACCAGTGGTCGAAGGGTTGGGCCTTCGAATCCGCGCTGGGCGACTGGCTGCAGCAGCACGTCGCCGCCGACCTGCATTACTACTCGCTGCTGCGGCCGATGAGCGAACTGGCGGTGGCCCGGCAGTTCGCCAAGGTCAGCCGCTACGACGCGCATTTTTCCAGCTGCAACCGCAATTTCCACATCATGGGCGAGCGCCCGACCAGCCGCTGGTGCGGGGTCTGCCCGAAGTGCCATTTCGTGTTCCTCGCGCTGGCGCCGTTCATGCCGAAGACGCGGCTGGTCGGGATCATCGGCCGCAACCTGCTGGACGATGTCGAGCAGACCGCCGGCTTCGATGCGCTGCTCGAGTACCAGGACCACAAGCCGTTCGAATGCGTCGGCGAGGGCCGCGAATCGCGCGCGGCGATGGCGGCCTTGGCCGCGCGTCCGGAGTGGCGCGAGGACGCGCTGGTCGAACGCTTCCGCCGCGAGATCGCGCCGCAGCTCGACGCATCCGAACTGCGTGTCGAACCGTTGCTGGTGATCGACGAGGAACATCGCATCCCGCCCGCGCTGTGGCAGAAGCTGCGTGACCAGTTCGCCGCTTGACCTGGCGTCGCTCGCAGGCAAGCGCGTCGCCCTGTGGGGCTGGGGGCGCGAAGGCCGCGCTGCCTACAACGCGCTGCGCGCGCGCCTGCCGCAGCAGCCGTTGACCCTGTTTTGCAGCGCGGAGGAAGCCGCGGATGCCATGGCCTTCGGCGATCCGTTGCTCGCCATCGAACACGAGGCCGGCGGCGAACGTCTGGCGGCATTCGAGATAGTGGTGAAGTCGCCCGGCATCAGTCCCAACAAGCCTGACGCCTTGTTCGCGGCGGCACGCGGCACGCGCTTCATCGGCGGCACCGCGCTCTGGTTCGGCGAACATGCCGGCGACGGCACCATGGCGCGCACGCTGTGCGTGACCGGCACCAAGGGCAAGAGCACCACGTCTTCGCTGCTGGCGCACCTGCTGCGTGCCGCGGGACTGCGCACCGCGCTGGCCGGCAATATCGGCCTGCCGTTGCTCGAGTTGCTCGACGCGCGCGCGGACGCCTGGGCGGTCGAGCTGTCCAGTTACCAGACCCGCGACGTGGCAGCGTCCGGCGCGCGGCCGGCCATCGCCATCGTCACCAACCTGTTCCCGGAACACCTGGACTGGCACGGCAGCGAGGCGCGCTACATCGAGGACAAGCTGGCACTGGTCACCGAGGCCAAGCCGCATGTCGCCGTGCTGAATGCCGCCGACCCTCGGCTCGCCGCATTGCAGCTGCCCGACAGCGACATCCGCTGGTACGGCGATGCGCGTGGCTGGCACCTGCGCGGCGATGCGCTGCATCGTGGCGACGCGTTCGTGATGGACACGGCCACGCTGCCGCTGCCGGGCCGGCACAACCGCAGCAACCTGTGCGCGGTGCTGACCGCGCTGGAAGCCTTCGGCCTGGATGCGCTGGCCTTGGCGCCGCATGCGGCGACGTTCCAGCCGCTGCCGAACCGCCTGCAACCGGTCGGCGAACGCGACGGCTTCCTCTACGTCAACGATTCGATCAGCACCACGCCGCATGCGACCTTGGCGGCGCTGGAGCTGTATCGCAGCCGGCCGGTGGCGGTGCTCATCGGCGGACACGACCGCGGCTTGCCGTGGGATGACTTCGCCGTGGCGATGCGCACGCAGGTGCCGCGCGCGATCGTCACCATGGGCCAGAACGGCCCGCGCATCCATGCATTGCTGGAACCTGTCGCCGCGACCACGGGTTTCGCGCTGCGCGCCGCGAACGACCTTGCCGACGCGATGGACCAGGCGCGTGCGGCGCTCCCGGATGGCGGCGTGGTGCTGCTCTCGCCGGGCGCGCCCAGCTTCGGTGCGTACAAGGATTACGTGGCGCGCGGCCGGCATTTCGCGCAGCTGGCCGGCTTCGATCCGGAGGCTATTTCCGGCATCACCGGGATGGGCATTGCCTGATTCACACAGGTTGAACCTGCGCCGGGTAGCGTGGGCGCACCACATCGAAGGAGATCGTCATGCGTCGCCTCGTGTTCGCCATCGGATTGCTGTTCGCCGCCACGCCCGTCTTCGCCAAGATGCAGGCCAAGCCGGTCGAATGGAGCGTGGGCCAGGAGCGTTTCAGCGGTTACGTGGTCTACGACGATGCAGCGAAGGCGAAGCGCCCCGGCTTGGTGATGGTGCCGAACTGGATGGGCGTGACCGACGACGCAGTCGCACGCGCCAAGGCCATCGCCGGCGACGATTACGTGGTGCTGGTCGCCGACGTCTGGGGCAAGGGCAAGCAACCGAAGGACAGCGCCGAAGCGGGCAAGTTCGCCGGCGCGCTGCGCGGCGAGGATCGCGGGCCGTTGCGCGCACGGATCGAGGCGGCGCTGGCCACGCTCAAGGCGCAGGCCGGCAAGGCGCCGCTGGATGCGTCGAAGCTCGGTGCATTCGGGTTCTGCTTCGGCGGTTCCACCGTGCTTGAACTCGCGCGCAGCGGTGCCGACGTGGCCGGCGTGGTCAGCCTGCACGGTGGTCTGGCGCCCGGGACGAAATCGCAGACCGCGGCTTCGATCAAGGCGCCGGTGCTGGTGCTGAACGGCGCCGACGACAAGGCCACGCCGGACGCGGACATCCTCGCGTTCGAGAAGGAAATGGACGCCGCCAGGGCCGACTGGCAGTTCGTCGACTTCAGCGGTGCGGTGCATTGCTTCGCCGAGCCGTCCGCCGGCAACGATCCGGCCAGCAATTGCCGTTACGACGCGCGCGCGGCGAAGCGCGCCTACCGGATGATGGACGACTTCTTCCGCGAGCGGTTCGCGGCGAAATGATCAGTGGTCGCGGCTGACCGAATACTGCGCAAGGCCGCGCAACGCGGCGGCATGCGCGTTGTCGCCGAGGGTCGCGAGGGCCGCTTCGGCATCGCGCGCGTACTGCAGCGCGCGTTCGCGGCTGTAGTCGAGGCTGCCGCAGGCATGGATGGCCGCCAGCACCTGCGGTAGCGCGTCGGTATCGCCTTGTTCGATCGCCTCGCGCAGCACCGCGCGGGTGGCCGCGTCGCTGTGCTGCATCGCATGGATCAGCGGCAGCGTCGCCTTGCCTTCGGCCAGGTCGTCGCCGAGGTTCTTGCCCAGCGTTTCCGCGTCGGACGCGTAGTCCAGCACGTCGTCGGCGATCTGGAAGGCGTAGCCCAGTGCCATGCCGTAGCGATGCAGCGCGTCGCAGGTCGCCGCATCCGCACCCGCGAGCAATGCGCCGAGGCGCGTGGCCGCCGCGAACAGCACCGCGGTCTTGCGCTCGATGACGCGCAAATAGGCGGCTTCGTCGGTGTCCGGGTTGCGCACGTGCAGCAGCTGCAGCACCTCGCCCTCGGCGATGGTGTTGGTGGTGTCGGCGAGGATCCGCATCACCTCCAGCCGGTCCAGTTCGACCATCAGCTGGAAGCTGCGCGAATACAGGAAGTCGCCGACCAGCACGCTGGCCGCGTTGCCCCAGACCGCGTTGGCGGTCTTGCGGCCGCGGCGCAGGTCGGATTCGTCGACCACGTCGTCGTGCAGCAGGGTGGCGGTGTGGATGAATTCGACCACCGCGGCCAGCTGGTGGGCGTCCGGTCCGCGATGCCCCAGCGCGCCGGCCGTGAGCAGCAGCAGCATCGGCCGCAGCCGCTTGCCGCCGGCGCCGATGATGTATTCGGCGACCTGGTTGATCAGCACCACGTCCGAGGCCAGCCGGCGGCGGATCAGGGCGTCCATCGCCGCCATTTCCGGCGCGGCCAGGGCCTGGATGGCGGGCAGGTCGAGCCGGGATGCGGGGGAAACGACGTTGTCGGGCATGGGGCAGGGGATCAGGGGAATGCGGAATTATAGGCTGCGCGCGATTTCCGGCCCGGGGGCGGGGAATCCCCCGACCCCGCGGTCCGGTGCAATCCGGCTGCCCGCGGGGGCGCTGGTATCATCTACTGCTGGTCGTCCGCTCCGGACGATGCGAAAGAAACGAGGAACGACATGGCACGCGGCGTCAACAAGGTGATCCTGCTCGGCAACCTGGGCAACGACCCGGACGTGAAGTACACCCAGGGCGGCATGGCCATCGCCACGCTGAGCGTGGCCACGACCTACTCGCGCAAGGACAAGGACGGCCAGTTCCAGGAAAAGACCGAGTGGCACCGGGTCAAGCTGTTCGGCAAGACCGCGGAAGTCGCCGGCGAATACCTGAAGAAGGGCCGCCAGGTCTACATCGAGGGCCGCATCGAGTACGGCTCGTACGAGAAGGACGGCGTCAAGCACTACACCACCGACATCATCGGCGAGGACATGCAGATGCTCGGCGGCGGCGATGGCCAGCGCGGCGGCGGCGAAGGCGGCGGCTACCAGCAGCGCAGCGGCGGTGGCGGCAATTACGGCAGCGGCGGCGATCGCCAGCAGCGTGCCCCGGCGCAGCGTCGCGACCCGGCAGCGGCCAAGCCGGCCAATTTCGACGACGTGCCGTTCGACGACGACATTCCGTTCTGATCGCGATTTCGCAGGGACGCTGACGCATGACGACCTGGCTGGTCACCGGCGGCGCCGGCTTCATCGGCGGCAATTTCGTGCTGGGCGCGGTGGGCGACGGCATCCGGGTGGTGAACCTGGATGCGCTGACCTATGCCGGCAACCGCGACACCCTGGCCTCGCTGGATGGCGACGCCAACCATGTGTTCGTGCACGGCGACATCGGCGATCGCGCGCTGGTGGCGAAGCTGTTGGCCGAGCATCGCCCGGACGCGGTGGTGAATTTCGCCGCGGAAAGCCATGTCGATCGTTCCATCGACGGCCCGGCGGCGTTCATCCAGACCAATGTGGTCGGCACGCTGGCCTTGCTGGAGGCGGTGCGCGATCACTGGAAGTCGCTGGAAGGCGAGGCGAAGCAGGCGTTCCGTTTCCTGCACGTCTCCACCGACGAGGTCTACGGCACGCTGGGCGAAACCGGCAAGTTCAGCGAGACCACCCCGTACGCGCCGAACTCGCCGTACTCGGCATCGAAGGCCGCGTCCGACCACCTGGTCCGCGCCTTCCACCACACCTACGGCCTGCCCACGCTGACCACCAATTGCAGCAACAACTACGGTCCGTACCACTTCCCGGAAAAGCTCATCCCGCTGGTGATCGCCAAGGCGCTGGCTGGCGAACCGCTGCCGGTGTACGGCGACGGCAAGCAGGTGCGCGACTGGCTGTTCGTGAGCGACCACTGCGAGGCGATCCGCACCGTGCTGGCCAGGGGCCGCGTGGGCGAGACCTACAATGTCGGCGGCAATGCGGAGAAGCAGAACATCGAGGTGGTGAAGGCGATCTGCGCGCTGCTCGACCAGCGCCGCCCGCGCGAGGACGGGCAACCGCGCGAATCGCAGATCGCCTACGTCGCCGATCGCCCGGGCCACGATCGCCGTTACGCGATCGATGCATCGAAGCTGCGCGACGAACTGGGCTGGGAGCCGAAATACGATTTCGAGCGCGGCATCGCCGAAACCATCGACTGGTACCTCGACCACCAGGACTGGGTGAAGCGCGTGCTCGACGGTTCGTATCGCCTTGAGCGGATCGGAGCCGCCGCATGAGCGCGACGCAACGCAAGGGCATTATCCTCGCCGGCGGTTCCGGCACCCGGCTGTATCCGATCACCCAGGCGATCAGCAAGCAGCTGTTGCCGGTGTACGACAAGCCGATGGTCTATTACCCGCTCAGCGTGTTGATGCTGGCCGGCATCCGCGAAGTGCTGGTGATCAATACCCCGCACGAGCAGGCGCTGTTCCGCAACCTGCTGGGCGATGGTTCGCAGTGGGGCATGAAGATCGAGTACGCCGCGCAGCCGAGCCCGGACGGGCTGGCGCAGGCCTTCCTGATCGGCCGCGACTTCCTTGCCGGCGGCCCGAGTTGCCTGGTCCTCGGCGACAACATCTTCTATGGCCACGGCCTGACCGAACTGCTGCAACGCGCGGATGCGCGCGAGCAGGGCGCCACCGTGTTCGGTTACTGGGTGCGCGATCCCGAGCGTTACGGCGTGGCCGAGTTCGATGCCTCCGGCAAGGTGGTCGGGCTGGAAGAGAAGCCGGCAAAACCCAAGTCCAACTATGCGGTCACCGGCCTGTACTTCTACGACGGCCGCGCCAGCGACTTCGCCGCCGGGCTGAAACCGTCGCCGCGCGGCGAGCTCGAAATCACCGACCTCAATCGTTGCTACCTCGACGACGATTCGCTGCAGCTGGAGAAGATGGGCCGCGGTTACGCCTGGCTGGATACCGGCACCCACGAGTCGCTGGTCGAGGCCTCGACCTACATCGAGACCATCGAGAAACGGCAGGGCCTGCGCGTGTGCTGCCCGGAGGAGATCGCCTTCCACAACGGCTGGATCGACGCCGAGCAGCTGCGCGCGTTGGCGATGCCGTTGGCCAAGAACGGCTATGGCCAGTACCTGCTGAGCCTGCTCGAGCACGGCCGCATCGAGTGAGCCCAAACGCATGAAACTGATCGAAACCGGCTTGCCGGGCTGCGTGATGATCGAGCCGGCGGTGTACGGCGACGAGCGCGGCCATTTCTACGAAGGCTGGAACGCCGCGCGCTTCGCCGAACACGGGCTGCCCACGCAATTCGTGCAGCACAACGTCTCGCGCTCCCAGCGCGGCGTGTTGCGCGGCCTGCATTACCAGTGGCCCGGCAACGTGCAGGGCAAGCTGGTGAGCGTGCTGGAAGGCGAGGTCTACGATGTCGCCGTCGACATCCGCCGCGGTTCGCCGACCTACGGCCGGCATGCGGCAGCGATCCTGAGCGCGGACAACAAGCGTCATTTCTGGATTCCGGAAGGCTTCGCGCACGGATTCCTGGTGCTGAGCGAGACCGCGGTGTTCACCTACCTGTGCACCGCGCCCTACGACCGCGCCAGCGACAATTCGCTGCGCTGGGACGATCCGCAACTGGCGATCGACTGGCCGCTGGCCGAGGTCTCGCTGTCGGGCAAGGACGCCATCGCGCCGTTGCTGGCCGAGATGCCGGCCGAACGCCTGCCGCTCTACATCGCATGAAACTGCTGCTGCTCGGCGGCAACGGGCAGGTCGGCCGCGAACTGCGGCGCAGCCTGCCGCAGCTGGGCGAGATCGTGGTCGCCACCCGCGATGGCGCCGAAGCCGACGCGATCGCGGATTTCGATGCGCCGGAATCGCTGGCGGCATTGATCGCACGGGTCGCGCCGGATGTGGTGGTGAATGCCGCCGCCTATACCGCCGTCGACAAGGCCGAAAGCGATGCCGATGCGGCGTTCCGCATCAATGCCGAAGCCTCGGCTGCAGTGGCCGGTGCATGCGCCGCATCCGGTGCATTGCTGGTGCATTACTCGACCGACTACGTTTTCGATGGCAGCGCCACCCGGCCGTACCGCGAGGACGATGCCACCTCGCCGCTGGGCGTCTATGGCGCCAGCAAGCTCGCCGGCGAAGCCGCCATCCGCGCCAGCGGCGCGCGCCACGCGATCCTGCGCACGGCCTGGGTGTATGCATCGCACGGCAAGAACTTCCTGCTGACCATGCTGCGATTGGCGAGTGAACGCGACGAACTGCGCGTGGTCGCCGACCAGGTCGGCG
Above is a genomic segment from Thermomonas aquatica containing:
- a CDS encoding polyprenyl synthetase family protein — encoded protein: MPDNVVSPASRLDLPAIQALAAPEMAAMDALIRRRLASDVVLINQVAEYIIGAGGKRLRPMLLLLTAGALGHRGPDAHQLAAVVEFIHTATLLHDDVVDESDLRRGRKTANAVWGNAASVLVGDFLYSRSFQLMVELDRLEVMRILADTTNTIAEGEVLQLLHVRNPDTDEAAYLRVIERKTAVLFAAATRLGALLAGADAATCDALHRYGMALGYAFQIADDVLDYASDAETLGKNLGDDLAEGKATLPLIHAMQHSDAATRAVLREAIEQGDTDALPQVLAAIHACGSLDYSRERALQYARDAEAALATLGDNAHAAALRGLAQYSVSRDH
- the ssb gene encoding single-stranded DNA-binding protein, with protein sequence MARGVNKVILLGNLGNDPDVKYTQGGMAIATLSVATTYSRKDKDGQFQEKTEWHRVKLFGKTAEVAGEYLKKGRQVYIEGRIEYGSYEKDGVKHYTTDIIGEDMQMLGGGDGQRGGGEGGGYQQRSGGGGNYGSGGDRQQRAPAQRRDPAAAKPANFDDVPFDDDIPF
- the rfbB gene encoding dTDP-glucose 4,6-dehydratase → MTTWLVTGGAGFIGGNFVLGAVGDGIRVVNLDALTYAGNRDTLASLDGDANHVFVHGDIGDRALVAKLLAEHRPDAVVNFAAESHVDRSIDGPAAFIQTNVVGTLALLEAVRDHWKSLEGEAKQAFRFLHVSTDEVYGTLGETGKFSETTPYAPNSPYSASKAASDHLVRAFHHTYGLPTLTTNCSNNYGPYHFPEKLIPLVIAKALAGEPLPVYGDGKQVRDWLFVSDHCEAIRTVLARGRVGETYNVGGNAEKQNIEVVKAICALLDQRRPREDGQPRESQIAYVADRPGHDRRYAIDASKLRDELGWEPKYDFERGIAETIDWYLDHQDWVKRVLDGSYRLERIGAAA
- the rfbA gene encoding glucose-1-phosphate thymidylyltransferase RfbA — translated: MSATQRKGIILAGGSGTRLYPITQAISKQLLPVYDKPMVYYPLSVLMLAGIREVLVINTPHEQALFRNLLGDGSQWGMKIEYAAQPSPDGLAQAFLIGRDFLAGGPSCLVLGDNIFYGHGLTELLQRADAREQGATVFGYWVRDPERYGVAEFDASGKVVGLEEKPAKPKSNYAVTGLYFYDGRASDFAAGLKPSPRGELEITDLNRCYLDDDSLQLEKMGRGYAWLDTGTHESLVEASTYIETIEKRQGLRVCCPEEIAFHNGWIDAEQLRALAMPLAKNGYGQYLLSLLEHGRIE
- the rfbC gene encoding dTDP-4-dehydrorhamnose 3,5-epimerase, translated to MKLIETGLPGCVMIEPAVYGDERGHFYEGWNAARFAEHGLPTQFVQHNVSRSQRGVLRGLHYQWPGNVQGKLVSVLEGEVYDVAVDIRRGSPTYGRHAAAILSADNKRHFWIPEGFAHGFLVLSETAVFTYLCTAPYDRASDNSLRWDDPQLAIDWPLAEVSLSGKDAIAPLLAEMPAERLPLYIA
- the rfbD gene encoding dTDP-4-dehydrorhamnose reductase, which produces MKLLLLGGNGQVGRELRRSLPQLGEIVVATRDGAEADAIADFDAPESLAALIARVAPDVVVNAAAYTAVDKAESDADAAFRINAEASAAVAGACAASGALLVHYSTDYVFDGSATRPYREDDATSPLGVYGASKLAGEAAIRASGARHAILRTAWVYASHGKNFLLTMLRLASERDELRVVADQVGAPTPAAWIADATAALIRAGVAQSGTWHLTAGGATSWHGFAEAIIDDAHARGLIARKPRVVAIPTSDYPTPARRPAYSVLDTAKLRHDFGVEPSQWRDGLRRTLEALAPSR